In bacterium, the following are encoded in one genomic region:
- a CDS encoding ATP-binding protein gives MSVTRHIQKAIEGALFQGKIVVIYGARQVGKTTLVREIMSKHEGALYLNCDEPDVRNALIDKTSTELKSFIGSRKLVVIDEAQRVKNIGLTLKLIVDTFPEIQVIATGSSSFELSGKISEPLTGRKTEFFLYPFSVEELFQIHSPVEVGRLLEEQLVFGMYPGVVFAGPDREKIVRELATSYSYKDVLAYQDIRNPELLEKLLQALALQVGNEVSFSGLAQIVGANKVTVESYIRILEQAYIIFRVGPFSRNLRNELKKKRKIYFYDLGLRNALINNLNPISLRSDVGALWENYMMSERLKRNNNHGISANTYFWRTSTGKEIDYIEDVGGVLSGFEFKWQKSNFTKPKEFLTAYPNSTIELINKDNYLEFLR, from the coding sequence ATGTCGGTTACTAGACACATTCAAAAGGCGATAGAGGGGGCTTTGTTTCAAGGTAAAATAGTTGTAATTTACGGTGCCAGGCAGGTTGGAAAAACAACCTTAGTGAGAGAGATTATGTCAAAGCATGAGGGGGCTTTGTATTTGAATTGTGATGAACCGGATGTTCGAAATGCTTTAATTGACAAAACCTCTACTGAACTCAAGTCTTTTATCGGTTCCCGAAAACTTGTTGTGATTGACGAAGCGCAACGGGTTAAAAATATCGGGCTGACTCTGAAGCTTATTGTCGATACTTTTCCGGAGATCCAAGTGATTGCCACGGGGTCGTCTTCTTTTGAGTTGTCCGGAAAGATTTCCGAGCCCTTAACCGGTCGAAAAACAGAGTTCTTTCTTTATCCTTTTTCTGTGGAAGAACTATTTCAAATCCATTCTCCGGTCGAGGTTGGCAGATTACTTGAGGAGCAACTTGTTTTTGGGATGTACCCGGGGGTTGTTTTTGCGGGGCCCGATCGTGAAAAAATTGTGAGAGAGTTGGCGACAAGTTATTCTTATAAAGACGTGCTTGCTTATCAGGATATTCGGAACCCGGAACTTTTGGAGAAACTTTTGCAGGCATTGGCGCTTCAGGTTGGCAATGAGGTTTCTTTTTCCGGGCTGGCGCAAATAGTTGGTGCCAATAAGGTTACGGTGGAAAGCTATATTCGGATTTTAGAACAAGCTTATATCATTTTTCGCGTTGGTCCGTTTTCGCGAAATTTACGAAACGAATTGAAGAAGAAACGCAAGATTTATTTTTATGATCTTGGTTTACGGAATGCTTTAATTAATAATCTTAACCCGATTTCACTGCGTTCGGATGTCGGCGCATTGTGGGAAAATTATATGATGAGTGAAAGATTAAAGCGAAACAATAATCATGGGATTTCCGCGAATACATATTTTTGGCGGACCAGTACGGGCAAAGAAATTGATTATATTGAGGACGTGGGTGGTGTTTTGTCCGGTTTTGAGTTTAAGTGGCAAAAAAGTAATTTTACTAAGCCAAAAGAATTTTTAACGGCTTATCCCAACAGTACGATTGAGTTGATAAACAAGGATAATTATTTGGAATTTCTGCGGTAG